A region of Salirhabdus salicampi DNA encodes the following proteins:
- a CDS encoding TlpA disulfide reductase family protein, translating into MRLRDEMPELSGETAWFNGSVSREDLVGDKPTLIHFWSVSCGLCKEAMPKVNEFRDQYQDKLNVIAVHMPRSEKDLDLDQIKAVAEQHEITQPIFVDNEHKLTDAFENQYVPAYYVFDEEGKLRHFQAGGKGMKMLEKRVNRVLGEPK; encoded by the coding sequence ATGCGTTTACGTGATGAAATGCCCGAATTATCAGGTGAAACAGCTTGGTTTAACGGATCGGTTTCTAGAGAAGATTTGGTAGGAGATAAGCCAACCCTAATCCACTTTTGGTCTGTAAGTTGTGGCTTATGTAAAGAAGCAATGCCGAAGGTAAATGAATTTCGTGATCAATATCAAGATAAACTAAATGTTATTGCAGTCCATATGCCTCGTTCTGAAAAAGACTTAGATCTTGATCAAATTAAAGCAGTGGCGGAACAACATGAAATCACACAACCTATATTTGTAGATAATGAACATAAACTAACAGATGCCTTTGAAAATCAATATGTACCAGCATATTACGTATTTGATGAGGAAGGAAAGCTTCGCCATTTCCAAGCAGGAGGAAAAGGCATGAAAATGTTAGAAAAGCGTGTGAATCGTGTTTTAGGTGAACCAAAATAA
- the splB gene encoding spore photoproduct lyase, whose product MVKPFVPQLVYIEPRALEYSLGKKLKEKFEKDGIEIRETTSHNQVRNLPGENDFQKYRIAKSTLVVGVRKTLKFDTSKPSAEYAIPLATGCMGHCHYCYLQTTMGSKPYIRTYVNVEEIFDAADQYMEERAPEETRFEASCTSDIVGVDHLTHSLKQAIEHFGKSTYGKLRFVTKFSHVDHLLDADHKGKTRFRFSVNADYVIKYFEPGTSRLKDRIEAAAKVAEADYPLGFIVAPIYLYDDTWKEGYKELFEQLDAYLPHHARKNLTFELIQHRFTKPAKNTILKNYPMTKLEMEENKRQYRWGKYGIGKYVYPKEDQQDMKETLSDYVHSHFPEAEIAYFT is encoded by the coding sequence ATGGTAAAGCCGTTCGTACCCCAGCTGGTTTATATTGAGCCACGCGCCCTTGAATACTCCTTAGGAAAAAAATTAAAGGAAAAGTTCGAAAAGGATGGCATAGAAATACGTGAAACTACTTCACATAACCAAGTACGAAACTTACCAGGGGAAAACGATTTTCAAAAATACCGAATTGCTAAATCAACACTAGTCGTTGGGGTAAGGAAAACATTAAAATTTGACACGTCCAAGCCTTCAGCAGAGTATGCCATTCCACTGGCAACAGGGTGCATGGGGCATTGTCATTATTGCTATTTGCAAACAACAATGGGAAGTAAACCATATATTCGAACATACGTAAATGTCGAAGAAATATTTGATGCAGCAGATCAATATATGGAAGAACGAGCTCCAGAGGAGACACGTTTTGAAGCATCTTGTACATCTGACATTGTTGGAGTCGATCATCTTACACATTCGTTAAAACAGGCGATCGAACACTTTGGCAAATCAACTTATGGCAAGCTCCGTTTCGTAACGAAATTTTCCCATGTGGACCACTTACTCGATGCCGATCATAAAGGGAAAACAAGATTTCGATTTAGTGTGAATGCAGATTACGTCATTAAATACTTCGAACCTGGCACTTCTAGATTAAAGGACCGAATCGAAGCTGCTGCCAAGGTCGCTGAGGCCGATTATCCTTTAGGATTTATTGTTGCGCCTATCTATTTATACGACGATACTTGGAAAGAAGGGTATAAGGAACTATTTGAGCAACTTGATGCCTACCTTCCACACCATGCCCGTAAAAACCTTACGTTTGAATTAATTCAGCACCGGTTCACGAAACCGGCAAAAAATACCATATTAAAAAATTATCCTATGACAAAGTTGGAAATGGAGGAAAATAAACGCCAATATCGTTGGGGGAAATACGGGATTGGAAAGTACGTTTATCCGAAAGAAGATCAACAGGATATGAAAGAAACTCTTAGTGACTATGTGCATAGCCACTTCCCAGAAGCTGAAATTGCTTATTTCACGTAA
- a CDS encoding transcriptional regulator SplA domain-containing protein: MDVHEAYDQQYEPGDIVYVIYRNPHIQNVANIQEAAIVQNPDHEEEISLFLYETYYPVSDELAIFKTKEEALEAYETYFGDLEGANELW; the protein is encoded by the coding sequence ATGGATGTACATGAAGCATACGACCAGCAATATGAACCCGGAGACATCGTATATGTCATTTATCGAAATCCTCATATTCAAAATGTAGCAAATATTCAAGAAGCAGCCATTGTGCAAAACCCAGACCATGAAGAAGAAATTTCATTATTTTTATATGAAACGTATTACCCTGTGTCAGATGAGTTAGCTATTTTTAAAACGAAGGAAGAAGCACTTGAAGCTTATGAAACGTACTTCGGGGATTTAGAAGGAGCGAATGAATTATGGTAA
- a CDS encoding ABC transporter ATP-binding protein — protein MDTFKKLMHYYWPFKRFLFLSLVFLLFVTAITVIYPMILQVTIDEVILGEKYDYIPYIAFGFIVIMVIKGFATFFHQYLGDYFGIRSVYEVRDGLYKKLQRLPFRYYDNAKTGDIMSRLTADVEGFRFFLSFGFSEVIRITLLIFLSLSVMFYYSVPLTLVTMAAMPFLAVVVFKFDKQVHPAFRGIRKSFGKLNTRVQENISGINTVKSLSREGFEINRFTDRNENYRQNFLKTADVWAKYFPLMEFIGNVCVVALLSFGGYLVIQGDVRLGELVAFFSLVWYIMWPLMNLGFVINMFSQAKASGERLLEILEAEEDIQEKENAIVKERLEGHVTFEDVTLTYVKDDDEALKNISFDAPRGTVVGLIGATGSGKTSITQLITRFYEPEKGKVLVDGVEVEDYSLLTLRKNIGFVLQESFLFSTSIKENIRYGNPDASMEDVIDAAKRAQAHDFIMEMPDGYDTMLGERGMGLSGGQKQRIAIARAICINPSILILDDATSAVDMETEFKIQKALKEVMKDRTTFIIAHRISSLKHADEILVLEDGEIVERGKHEHLLTNNGPYQRIYDIQYQDKELIMQSQKG, from the coding sequence TTGGATACATTTAAAAAATTGATGCACTATTATTGGCCGTTCAAACGGTTTTTGTTCTTATCATTAGTTTTTTTGTTATTCGTAACAGCCATTACAGTTATTTATCCAATGATTCTTCAAGTTACCATCGATGAAGTGATCTTAGGAGAAAAGTATGATTATATACCATATATTGCATTTGGCTTTATCGTTATTATGGTTATAAAAGGTTTTGCAACCTTCTTTCATCAATACTTAGGTGACTATTTCGGGATTAGGTCAGTATATGAAGTGAGAGATGGTTTGTATAAAAAATTACAACGTCTACCGTTCCGATACTACGATAATGCAAAAACAGGTGATATTATGTCACGACTAACAGCGGATGTGGAAGGGTTTCGTTTCTTTTTATCATTCGGGTTCTCTGAAGTCATTCGGATCACCTTGTTAATTTTCTTAAGTTTATCTGTCATGTTTTATTATTCCGTACCTTTAACTCTTGTCACAATGGCTGCAATGCCGTTTTTGGCTGTTGTAGTTTTCAAGTTCGATAAACAGGTGCATCCGGCATTCCGGGGAATCCGTAAATCTTTCGGTAAGTTGAATACGAGAGTACAAGAAAACATAAGTGGAATTAACACCGTAAAATCCTTATCTAGAGAAGGTTTTGAAATAAACCGTTTTACAGATCGAAATGAAAATTATCGACAAAACTTTTTAAAGACAGCTGACGTTTGGGCGAAGTACTTTCCATTAATGGAGTTTATCGGAAATGTATGTGTTGTTGCTTTACTTTCCTTTGGTGGATATTTAGTCATTCAAGGTGATGTACGCCTTGGTGAACTAGTGGCATTCTTCAGTCTGGTTTGGTACATTATGTGGCCACTAATGAATTTAGGGTTTGTCATTAATATGTTCTCGCAAGCAAAGGCTTCCGGGGAACGTTTGCTAGAGATTTTAGAGGCAGAAGAAGATATCCAAGAGAAAGAGAATGCGATTGTGAAAGAACGTCTAGAAGGGCACGTTACCTTTGAAGATGTTACGCTAACCTATGTAAAAGACGATGATGAAGCATTGAAAAATATCTCCTTCGATGCTCCTCGAGGAACAGTTGTCGGACTTATAGGGGCAACCGGATCAGGTAAGACGAGTATTACACAATTAATTACTCGTTTTTACGAGCCTGAAAAAGGAAAAGTGCTCGTTGATGGTGTAGAAGTTGAAGATTATTCGCTACTAACATTACGTAAAAATATCGGTTTCGTTTTACAAGAATCTTTTCTCTTTTCAACATCCATAAAAGAAAATATTCGTTACGGAAATCCGGATGCTTCAATGGAAGATGTCATTGATGCAGCGAAACGAGCGCAAGCCCACGATTTTATTATGGAAATGCCTGATGGCTATGACACAATGCTTGGTGAACGTGGTATGGGATTGTCTGGGGGACAGAAACAACGAATTGCCATTGCCCGGGCAATTTGTATAAACCCTAGTATCTTAATTTTAGATGATGCTACGTCAGCGGTTGATATGGAAACAGAATTTAAAATCCAAAAAGCTTTAAAAGAAGTTATGAAGGATCGTACAACATTCATTATTGCTCACCGTATTTCCTCATTAAAACATGCTGATGAAATTTTAGTGTTAGAAGATGGGGAAATTGTAGAACGTGGTAAACACGAACATCTGTTGACAAATAACGGACCATATCAGCGTATTTATGACATTCAGTATCAAGATAAAGAACTAATTATGCAAAGTCAGAAAGGGTAA
- a CDS encoding ABC transporter ATP-binding protein, with product MKQKKTETENKHLNRFFYTVDQAIDKPFNWQQMVRLLSYMKPYAKTLLPAALLAMLISTLVRLAVPIIIGKYAIDVALANRDTNLLTILVATIALLYFLNYLGNVFRIRWINKLGQNVIFDLRKHLFSHVQQLSHRFFDSRSAGSILVRIMNDINSLQELFTNGIINLLMDAVTLIGILVILFILSPDLALAIMIVLPIMFFISTKLRKKIRRSWQQVRIQQSRLNSHLNESLQGMRITQSFAQEKENAQFFNGVNSDNFEYWRQATRKSATFRPFVEMSNAIGTVILIWYGAHLIQSGSLTTGVFVAFAFYLGMFWEPISRLGQIYNQLLMAMASSERIFEFLDEKPNVEEKEDAVELRNMKGHIEFDNVKFSYDEKRTALHNISLEMKAGQTVALVGHTGSGKTTIANLISRFYDPTEGEVKIDGYNLRNVRLDSLRQNISVVLQDTFIFSGTIMENIRFGNPEATDEEVIEAAKVVGADDFIQRLADGYETEVEERGNILSVGERQLLSFARALLADPKILILDEATASIDTETEKRIQDALRVLLEGRTSIIIAHRLSTIREADNIIVLDHGKIIEQGSHDELMQRQGEYYELVKAQFQMLDAM from the coding sequence ATGAAACAGAAGAAAACAGAAACAGAAAATAAACATTTAAATCGCTTTTTTTACACTGTAGATCAAGCAATTGATAAACCATTTAACTGGCAGCAAATGGTGCGATTGTTAAGTTACATGAAGCCTTATGCGAAAACATTGTTGCCGGCGGCTTTGCTAGCCATGCTCATTTCTACACTCGTTCGACTGGCTGTCCCAATTATTATCGGTAAATATGCAATTGACGTAGCACTAGCAAATCGTGATACAAACTTACTAACTATATTAGTTGCAACTATTGCTTTATTATATTTCTTGAACTATTTAGGGAATGTTTTCCGTATTCGTTGGATTAACAAGTTAGGGCAAAATGTTATTTTTGATTTGCGGAAGCATTTGTTTTCTCATGTTCAGCAATTATCCCATCGCTTTTTTGATTCTCGTTCGGCAGGCTCAATATTAGTTCGGATTATGAATGATATTAACTCGTTACAAGAGCTGTTTACGAACGGTATCATTAACTTATTGATGGATGCAGTAACCTTAATTGGCATTCTCGTCATTTTGTTTATTTTAAGTCCTGACCTTGCATTAGCCATCATGATTGTGTTACCAATCATGTTCTTTATTTCAACTAAGTTACGTAAGAAAATCCGTCGTTCTTGGCAACAAGTTCGTATCCAACAATCAAGATTAAACTCTCATTTAAACGAAAGTCTTCAAGGAATGCGGATAACACAGTCATTTGCACAAGAAAAAGAAAATGCCCAATTTTTTAACGGTGTGAACTCTGATAACTTTGAATACTGGCGCCAGGCTACGCGTAAAAGCGCAACGTTCCGTCCTTTTGTCGAGATGAGTAATGCTATCGGAACTGTTATTTTAATCTGGTATGGTGCACATCTAATCCAAAGTGGTAGTTTAACGACCGGGGTTTTCGTAGCCTTTGCTTTTTATTTAGGTATGTTCTGGGAACCAATTTCCCGTCTTGGTCAAATTTATAATCAGTTGTTAATGGCAATGGCTTCATCTGAACGTATTTTTGAATTTTTAGATGAAAAGCCAAATGTGGAGGAAAAAGAAGATGCCGTCGAACTTAGAAATATGAAAGGGCATATTGAGTTTGATAACGTTAAGTTTTCCTATGATGAAAAGCGAACAGCTTTACACAACATTTCATTAGAAATGAAGGCAGGCCAAACGGTAGCTTTAGTTGGCCATACTGGTTCAGGGAAAACAACAATTGCTAATTTAATTAGTCGTTTCTATGATCCGACTGAAGGCGAAGTAAAAATAGACGGTTATAATTTACGGAACGTCCGATTAGATAGCTTACGTCAAAATATTAGCGTCGTATTACAAGATACATTTATTTTCTCTGGTACAATTATGGAAAACATTCGATTTGGTAATCCGGAGGCAACAGACGAAGAGGTTATTGAAGCAGCGAAAGTGGTTGGTGCTGATGACTTCATTCAAAGGTTAGCGGACGGATATGAAACAGAAGTAGAGGAACGAGGTAATATTCTTTCCGTCGGGGAGCGACAATTATTGTCCTTTGCCCGTGCATTGTTAGCAGATCCGAAAATTTTAATATTAGATGAAGCAACAGCTAGTATTGATACAGAAACGGAAAAACGAATTCAGGATGCACTTCGTGTTTTACTCGAAGGTAGAACATCGATTATCATTGCACACAGATTATCTACGATTCGTGAGGCAGATAACATTATTGTGCTTGACCATGGTAAAATTATTGAACAAGGTAGTCATGACGAACTTATGCAACGTCAAGGTGAGTATTATGAACTCGTAAAAGCCCAATTCCAAATGTTAGACGCCATGTAA
- a CDS encoding LysM peptidoglycan-binding domain-containing protein, with the protein MNIHVVQRGESLWQIAQRYGVPIQQLVEVNDLPSPDQLLVGQAIIVPTEHNHIVQPGESVWNIAQQYGLTIDALLVENQLDDPNVIQPGQVLRVPVSQHVVQSGETLWRISRSYSVPFQTLANMNRLTNPSLIRPGQRLIVPRRVRPVIDVNGYIINVAERGQQILRNVSSFLTYISPFSYEVGADGTLMPFDTAAIAAVAQEVNVSPLMVITNIREGSFSSDLARELLHNEEAKEQLITKIIEVMQREGFTGLNIDFEYVYPEDREHYNQFLRRVVDRLHPLGFSVSTAVAPKLSAEQQGLLYKAHDYKAHGEIVDFVVIMTYEWGYSGGPPMAVAPLSEVRKVIQYALTEMPSEKIMMGMPLYGYDWTLPYDPSRRAPALSPQMAIERAYQYQVEIKFDEKAKSPYYNYRDDQGREHVVWYEDARSVQAKYDLVKELNLRGVSYWVLGNAFSQNWYVLQDNFQIQTY; encoded by the coding sequence GTGAATATACACGTCGTGCAACGTGGAGAAAGCTTATGGCAAATTGCCCAACGATACGGGGTTCCCATTCAACAGCTTGTCGAAGTCAATGATTTACCTAGTCCAGATCAATTATTAGTTGGGCAGGCAATCATCGTTCCTACTGAACATAACCACATCGTCCAGCCTGGTGAGTCGGTATGGAACATTGCCCAACAATACGGCTTAACGATAGATGCACTATTAGTGGAAAATCAATTAGATGATCCAAATGTAATTCAACCAGGCCAAGTATTACGTGTCCCAGTTAGCCAGCATGTAGTACAATCCGGGGAAACCCTCTGGCGAATCTCAAGAAGTTATAGTGTTCCGTTCCAAACATTAGCAAATATGAATAGACTTACTAATCCGTCACTTATTCGTCCTGGGCAGCGTCTTATCGTTCCTAGGCGGGTAAGACCGGTTATTGATGTAAATGGTTATATAATCAATGTTGCGGAAAGAGGGCAGCAAATTTTACGTAACGTAAGTTCATTCTTAACATACATTAGTCCCTTTAGTTACGAAGTAGGTGCTGATGGAACGCTGATGCCATTTGATACAGCGGCAATAGCTGCTGTTGCACAAGAAGTAAATGTATCTCCATTAATGGTGATAACGAACATTCGAGAAGGAAGCTTCAGTTCTGACTTAGCAAGGGAACTTCTTCATAATGAAGAGGCTAAAGAACAATTGATAACGAAAATTATTGAGGTGATGCAACGTGAAGGATTTACTGGACTAAATATTGACTTTGAATACGTATATCCAGAGGATCGAGAACACTATAATCAATTTTTACGTCGAGTAGTTGACAGACTCCATCCGTTAGGCTTTTCCGTCTCTACAGCTGTAGCTCCGAAACTAAGTGCAGAACAACAAGGTTTATTATATAAAGCCCACGATTATAAGGCACACGGTGAGATTGTCGATTTTGTTGTCATAATGACATATGAATGGGGGTATTCGGGTGGTCCGCCAATGGCGGTTGCCCCGTTAAGTGAAGTGCGCAAAGTGATTCAATATGCGCTAACTGAGATGCCCAGTGAGAAAATTATGATGGGAATGCCCCTTTATGGATATGATTGGACATTACCTTATGACCCTAGTCGTAGAGCTCCAGCTTTAAGTCCACAGATGGCAATTGAACGTGCATACCAATACCAAGTGGAGATAAAATTCGATGAAAAGGCAAAATCCCCTTATTACAATTATCGAGATGACCAAGGAAGAGAACATGTAGTCTGGTATGAAGATGCTCGTAGTGTTCAAGCCAAATATGACCTTGTAAAAGAGTTGAATTTACGTGGCGTTAGTTATTGGGTTCTAGGAAATGCCTTCTCCCAAAATTGGTATGTTTTACAAGATAATTTTCAAATTCAAACGTATTAA
- a CDS encoding endonuclease/exonuclease/phosphatase family protein, producing MHKIHMLTFNIHHGKGQDKELNLERIATVIQSTNAQIVGLNEVDKHFSERSNFFDQAYRLANKLNMEFAFGPAITTSKKERDHKLQYGNAILSTYPIVGYENHPFDFLPRIVEDRALLEAAIQLENRTTLRVYVTHISFAPFLHKKQTEFVINKVRNRGGPAVIMGDWNMKPTTKSWDKVVKHFNDSWVIKNGNVAGGYTYPSHRPRMRLDYIFTTSDIDVMHTKVIKQDEDASDHLPYMATIQI from the coding sequence ATGCATAAGATACATATGTTGACCTTTAACATTCATCATGGAAAGGGTCAAGATAAGGAATTGAATCTAGAAAGAATCGCGACCGTGATCCAATCAACCAATGCACAAATTGTTGGTCTAAACGAAGTAGACAAACATTTTTCAGAACGGAGTAATTTTTTCGACCAAGCTTATCGTCTTGCTAACAAGCTAAACATGGAATTTGCATTCGGCCCTGCTATTACGACGAGTAAGAAAGAACGCGACCATAAACTTCAATATGGTAATGCTATTTTATCAACGTACCCGATTGTAGGTTATGAAAATCATCCTTTTGACTTTTTACCTCGTATTGTTGAGGATCGTGCGTTATTAGAAGCAGCCATTCAACTAGAAAATCGAACTACGTTGCGAGTGTATGTAACTCATATTAGCTTCGCCCCTTTTCTGCATAAAAAACAAACGGAATTTGTTATTAACAAGGTGCGAAATCGCGGTGGCCCTGCAGTTATAATGGGAGATTGGAATATGAAACCCACCACGAAAAGTTGGGATAAAGTTGTGAAACATTTTAATGATTCATGGGTCATAAAAAACGGCAATGTGGCTGGAGGTTATACGTACCCTTCTCACCGCCCACGCATGCGATTAGATTACATTTTTACTACGAGTGACATTGATGTCATGCATACAAAGGTCATAAAGCAAGATGAAGATGCTTCAGACCATTTACCTTATATGGCAACTATTCAAATTTAA
- a CDS encoding alkaline phosphatase family protein, whose translation MHQSEGNTQKPVILLVIDTLMDEPLQLAIQEDQVPALKFLKENGQYYPNLVSPFPTMSVNVDTTLLTGKYCDKHRLPGLVWYHANENRIINYGSSGREIRKLGMRQFFKDVLYHMNQDHISPDVKTIHEELADEGLPTASINALIYRGNHKKRFRYGKVLSYMTGREDEPINAPQWFIYGGLAKLARKHSGLINKFGFNDTYSAQEFVHLKQAVTSLPAVTVVYLPDFDQRVHKHGRRDAIGLQTVDKKVQHMLSSFDSWEQAIKENVWITMGDNGQAWVMDTKKDGLIDLRKMFYKYRIPRLGKQITNEDQLVLGVNERMSFIYTLHPDIIPKRKIVERLKQDKRIDIITWEENGVIHVQSGLKDGELLFREGGPLFDEYNQNWTLEGDISLLDIRTFGNNLLYGQYPDPLARLLSSLRSHDGDYVVANASPGYEFIGEGSPTHLGGGSHGGLHGQDSFVSLIITGTESRPQHLRIVDLKDWILSLTTASKKQPYH comes from the coding sequence ATGCACCAGTCAGAAGGAAATACCCAAAAGCCGGTGATTTTACTCGTTATAGATACGTTAATGGATGAACCTTTACAATTGGCTATTCAGGAAGACCAAGTGCCTGCACTAAAATTTTTAAAGGAAAATGGACAATATTATCCGAATTTAGTCAGTCCGTTTCCAACTATGTCTGTAAACGTAGACACTACACTGCTGACAGGCAAGTATTGTGACAAACATCGACTTCCCGGGTTAGTGTGGTATCACGCGAATGAAAATCGGATTATAAATTATGGTAGTAGTGGGCGTGAGATTCGAAAATTAGGGATGCGACAATTTTTCAAAGATGTACTGTATCATATGAATCAAGATCATATTAGTCCTGATGTAAAGACCATTCATGAAGAATTAGCCGATGAGGGATTACCTACGGCGTCAATAAATGCGCTCATTTACCGTGGCAATCATAAGAAACGGTTTCGATATGGGAAAGTTCTTTCCTATATGACAGGTAGAGAGGATGAACCGATAAACGCACCTCAATGGTTTATATATGGAGGACTAGCTAAATTAGCTCGTAAACATTCAGGCCTGATCAATAAATTTGGGTTTAACGATACATATTCAGCTCAAGAGTTTGTTCATTTAAAGCAGGCAGTAACGTCACTCCCAGCCGTAACCGTTGTATATTTGCCAGATTTTGACCAACGTGTTCATAAACACGGAAGAAGAGATGCAATTGGTTTGCAAACAGTAGATAAAAAAGTACAACATATGCTATCTTCATTTGACTCTTGGGAACAAGCTATTAAAGAAAATGTCTGGATTACGATGGGGGATAATGGACAAGCCTGGGTGATGGATACGAAAAAGGATGGGTTAATTGATTTACGGAAAATGTTTTATAAATATAGAATTCCGCGGCTAGGAAAACAAATTACAAACGAGGACCAACTAGTATTAGGAGTAAATGAACGGATGTCGTTTATTTATACATTACATCCGGATATCATCCCAAAACGTAAGATTGTGGAAAGGTTGAAACAGGATAAACGGATTGACATTATAACTTGGGAAGAAAATGGAGTTATTCATGTTCAATCAGGGTTGAAAGACGGGGAACTTTTATTCCGAGAAGGTGGCCCACTATTTGATGAGTATAACCAAAACTGGACTTTGGAAGGGGACATTTCTTTATTAGATATCCGAACATTTGGCAATAACCTTTTATATGGTCAATATCCCGATCCGCTAGCACGCCTCCTAAGCAGTCTCAGGTCCCATGATGGGGATTATGTTGTGGCGAACGCCTCACCAGGGTATGAATTTATTGGGGAGGGATCTCCTACTCATCTAGGTGGAGGTAGTCATGGTGGTCTTCATGGACAAGATTCTTTCGTCTCACTCATCATTACTGGAACAGAATCACGACCCCAGCATTTGCGAATTGTAGATTTAAAGGATTGGATTTTATCATTAACAACAGCATCAAAAAAGCAACCGTATCATTAA
- a CDS encoding NAD(P)-dependent oxidoreductase: MNILILGATGRVGSQIVTYALHNRHHVTVLVRTPEKIQINSENLTIIQGNVLSKNDIVRAMHGIDVVISALNTDGTTTLSESMPLIIKTMENEGIQRIITIGTAGILQSRTTPTVLRYQSSESKRKSTRAAEEHHKVYDMLRQSTLDWTIVCPTYLPEGEREGQYRIERNFLPEGGMKISVPDTAEFTYRQIESSDYVQSRVGIAY, from the coding sequence TTGAATATTTTAATTTTAGGTGCAACTGGACGAGTTGGAAGTCAAATAGTAACTTATGCCCTTCATAATAGACATCATGTTACTGTATTAGTTCGTACTCCAGAGAAGATTCAAATAAATAGTGAAAATTTAACCATTATTCAAGGGAATGTTTTAAGTAAAAATGATATAGTACGTGCAATGCATGGGATTGATGTAGTTATTAGTGCACTAAATACTGATGGCACAACCACTCTATCAGAAAGTATGCCGCTAATTATCAAAACAATGGAAAACGAAGGTATACAACGAATTATTACAATAGGAACTGCAGGGATCTTACAAAGTAGAACTACACCAACCGTACTCCGTTATCAGTCAAGTGAATCAAAACGCAAATCAACCCGTGCAGCAGAAGAACATCATAAAGTTTACGATATGCTGAGACAATCAACACTCGATTGGACGATTGTATGTCCTACATATTTGCCAGAAGGAGAAAGAGAAGGTCAATATCGAATTGAACGTAATTTTTTGCCAGAAGGTGGTATGAAAATATCAGTTCCTGATACAGCAGAATTTACTTATCGTCAGATAGAAAGTAGCGATTATGTTCAATCACGTGTAGGAATCGCATACTAA
- a CDS encoding divergent PAP2 family protein, translated as MFISFPLLAALLAMVIAQFIKIPLHFMATREWKPGLMFSTGGMPSSHTATVMALTTSIGLLEGFHSNQFAISLVLAVIVMHDATGVRRHAGHHAQILNQMVNDFNIIVDVIKHPNFKKYETREKLKELLGHQPAEVFFGALLGIVVGLLMYGFYPHI; from the coding sequence ATGTTTATTTCATTTCCTTTACTGGCAGCACTACTCGCAATGGTTATTGCACAATTTATTAAAATTCCTTTGCACTTTATGGCAACCCGGGAATGGAAGCCCGGTCTCATGTTCAGTACAGGTGGCATGCCAAGTTCACATACGGCAACGGTAATGGCGTTAACGACTTCTATTGGATTATTAGAAGGATTTCATTCAAATCAATTCGCCATTAGCCTCGTACTAGCAGTTATTGTCATGCACGATGCAACTGGTGTTAGACGTCATGCTGGTCACCACGCTCAAATCTTAAACCAAATGGTTAATGACTTCAATATTATCGTTGATGTCATAAAACATCCAAACTTTAAAAAATACGAGACCCGAGAAAAGCTAAAAGAATTATTAGGCCATCAACCTGCCGAAGTCTTTTTCGGTGCGCTATTAGGGATTGTCGTAGGTCTTCTTATGTACGGATTTTATCCTCATATATAA